From a region of the Zingiber officinale cultivar Zhangliang chromosome 10B, Zo_v1.1, whole genome shotgun sequence genome:
- the LOC122028616 gene encoding probable phospholipid-transporting ATPase 8 isoform X1 — MAGDRRRSVHLVEMGGLFGRRGHPSPAEPTSVGGDDDGYSRMVYCNGTASPESLDLDYPDNTISTTKYTVANFVPKSLFEQFRRVANFFFLIVACISFSPLAPYRAVSVLLPLVFVVGATMAKEAIEDWQRKKQDIEVNNRKVNVYDGAHSFYQTEWKKLRVGDIVRVEKDEFFPADLLLLSTSYHDGVCYVETMNLDGETNLKRKQSLEVTSTLHIDENLQNFKALVKCEDPNEKLYSFIGVLTNEGVQYPLSPKQILLRDSKLRNTHQVYGAVIFTGHDTKVMQNAMDPPSKRSNIERRMDKIIYVLFTSLVCICSISSIFFGIKTKQEINAGSYRWYLRPEKSSIFYDPNRTTLAAFFHFLTDLMLYGCLIPISLYISIEIVKVLQSMFIDRDQEMYCEESDKPARARTSNLNEELGQVHTILSDKTGTLTCNSMEFVKCSIAGISYGSKSCEAENNLSRVTEYDSSELHDKPVDLMRHNTQGFLERSPKGFNFKDNRLMHGQWIKEPNSDIIEKFFQVLAICHTAIPVVTKSDEIVYEAESPDEATFVTASRELGFEFYNRTQTSISLHQFDPKTGRKVDRTYELLNTLEFSSGRKRMSVIIRTEGDQLLLLCKGADSVIFERLAEHGNLFEHNTKRHISEYSESGLRTLAVAYRVLSAEEYITWHEEYLKAKNSINTDHDAIVDEVADRIERDLILLGATAVEDKLQKGVPECINKLAQAGINIWILTGDKLETAVNIGFSCQLLRRGMEQLIITLDQSDINALKKNGGRDAVEKTLHESVTKKIHEAQFRVSKMEGSGVPFALIIDGDSLAFAFSTNLEHPFLDLAVSCASVICCRTSPKQKALVTRLVKRKTRKITLAIGDGANDVGMLQEADIGVGISGVEGMQAVMSSDFAIAQFRFLERLLLVHGHWCYRRISAMICYFFYKNITFGFTLFWFEAHAYFSGQPAYNDWFISFYSVAFTSLPVIALGVFDKDVPARLCIKFPKLHQDGIHNIFFSWPRILGWMFNGVCCSLIIYYFTTGAIFHQAFRQDGRAAGSDILGVTMYTCVVWTVNCQLAIYLSYFTWIQHFVIWGSILVWYIFLVIYGFFPPMISSSAYQVFLEACASSPLYWMTTLFVVISALLPYFFFSTIRDTLFPKYHNLIQGLQLMPAIYFAR; from the exons ATGGCCGGGGACAGGAGGAGATCGGTCCATCTCGTGGAGATGGGCGGTCTCTTTGGCCGCCGAGGCCACCCTTCTCCGGCTGAACCTACCTCCGTCGGCGGCGACGACGATGGCTACTCGAGGATGGTCTATTGCAACGGTACGGCGAGCCCTGAGTCATTGGATCTGGACTATCCCGACAACACGATCTCCACCACCAAGTATACGGTGGCCAATTTCGTACCTAAGTCCCTATTCGAGCAATTCCGGAGAGTGGCCAACTTCTTCTTTCTCATAGTAGCTTGCATCTCTTTCAGCCCGCTTGCTCCGTATCGGGCCGTCAGTGTGCTCCTCCCCCTTGTTTTCGTCGTCGGTGCGACTATGGCGAAGGAGGCCATCGAAGATTGGCAGCGGAAGAAGCAG GATATAGAAGTCAACAATCGGAAGGTTAATGTCTATGATGGAGCTCATTCTTTTTACCAAACAGAATGGAAGAAACTTAGAGTTGGAGATATTGTTAGGGTGGAGAAGGATGAATTTTTCCCTGCTGATCTACTTTTGCTTTCTACAAGTTACCATGATGGTGTTTGCTACGTAGAGACCATGAACCTTGACGGAGAGACAAACTTAAAACGTAAACAGAGCTTGGAAGTGACTTCAACCTTGCACATTGATGAGAATCTCCAGAATTTTAAAGCATTAGTCAAATGTGAAGACCCAAATGAAAAGTTGTACTCCTTCATTGGGGTTCTGACTAATGAAGGTGTGCAATATCCCCTCAGTCCCAAACAAATTCTGTTGAGAGATTCTAAACTTAGAAATACTCATCAAGTTTATGGTGCTGTAATTTTCACTGGACATGACACAAAAGTAATGCAAAATGCTATGGATCCTCCTTCAAAGAGAAGTAACATAGAGAGGAGAATGGATAAAATAATTTATGTACTTTTTACTTCTCTGGTTTGTATTTGCTCCATTAGTTCTATCTTCTTTGGCatcaaaacaaaacaagaaaTTAATGCTGGAAGCTATAGGTGGTATTTGAGACCAGAAAAATCATCAATATTCTATGATCCTAATAGGACAACTTTGGCTGCCTTTTTTCACTTTCTGACAGACCTTATGCTATATGGGTGCTTGATTCCCATTTCATTGTATATATCCATAGAGATAGTTAAGGTTTTGCAAAGCATGTTCATAGACCGCGATCAGGAAATGTACTGCGAGGAGAGTGATAAACCTGCACGTGCTCGGACATCAAATTTAAATGAGGAACTTGGACAAGTTCATACCATACTCTCAGATAAGACAGGTACACTTACATGTAACTCTATGGAGTTTGTGAAATGTTCAATAGCTGGTATTTCTTATGGCAGTAAATCATGTGAGGCAGAGAACAATCTTTCAAGAGTCACAGAATATGATTCATCTGAACTTCATGATAAACCCGTTGATTTAATGAGGCATAATACTCAAGGATTTCTGGAAAGGTCACCCAAAGGCTTTAACTTCAAAGATAACCGGTTAATGCATGGACAATGGATTAAAGAACCTAATTCAGATATAATAGAGAAATTCTTTCAGGTGTTAGCAATCTGCCATACAGCAATTCCTGTTGTGACTAAATCTGATGAGATTGTTTATGAAGCTGAGTCACCAGATGAAGCTACTTTTGTTACAGCTTCTAGGGAGCTTGGCTTTGAGTTCTACAATAGAACTCAGACAAGCATCTCATTGCATCAGTTTGATCCTAAAACTGGCAGAAAGGTTGATAG GACATATGAACTTCTCAACACCTTAGAATTTAGTAGTGGTCGCAAACGAATGTCAGTAATTATAAGGACTGAAGGGGACCAGTTATTGCTCCTTTGCAAGGGTGCTGACAG TGTCATTTTTGAGAGGCTTGCTGAACATGGAAATTTATTTGAACATAATACCAAGCGCCACATCAGTGAATACTCTGAGTCAGGTCTACGAACATTGGCAGTTGCTTACCGTGTACTAAGTGCAGAAGAATACATAACATGGCATGAGGAGTATCTCAAGGCAAAAAATTCAATAAATACTGATCATGATGCAATTGTGGATGAAGTAGCTGACAGGATTGAGAGAGACCTTATCCTTTTAGGTGCTACAGCTGTTGAGGATAAATTACAGAAAGGG GTTCCAGAGTGTATTAACAAACTTGCACAAGCTGGAATTAATATCTGGATTTTGACTGGTGATAAATTGGAAACTGCAGTTAATATAGG GTTTTCTTGCCAATTATTGCGCAGAGGAATGGAACAGCTCATAATCACTCTTGATCAATCTGATATTAACGCTTTAAAGAAAAATGGTGGAAGGGATGCTGTTGAAAAG ACTTTGCATGAAAGTGTTACCAAGAAAATACATGAAGCACAATTCAGAGTTTCTAAAATGGAAGGAAGTGGTGTTCCCTTTGCTCTTATTATTGATGGTGACTCTCTGGCCTTTGCTTTTTCAACTAATCTGGAGCACCCTTTTTTGGACCTGGCAGTTAGCTGTGCATCTGTTATTTGTTGTCGAACATCACCAAAGCAGAAGGCTCTT GTAACAAGACTGGTGAAGAGAAAAACCAGAAAAATTACACTTGCGATTGGTGATGGAGCCAATGATGTTGGCATGCTTCAAGAGGCTGACATTGGTGTTGGTATCAGTGGAGTTGAGGGCATGCAG GCTGTCATGTCTAGTGACTTTGCGATAGCTCAGTTTCGTTTCTTGGAGCGTTTGCTCCTTGTTCATGGGCATTGGTGTTATAGACGTATCTCAGCCATG ATATGCTACTTTTTCTACAAAAACATAACATTCGGCTTTACTCTCTTCTGGTTTGAGGCCCATGCTTATTTCTCTGGACAGCCTGCTTATAATGATTGGTTCATATCATTCTATAGTGTTGCCTTCACATCTCTTCCAGTTATTGCACTGGGTGTATTTGATAAAGACGTTCCTGCCCGTCTTTGCATAAAG TTTCCCAAGTTACATCAGGACGGTATTCACAACATCTTCTTCAGCTGGCCTCGCATTCTTGGCTGGATGTTCAATGGAGTTTGCTGTTCTCTGATCATCTATTACTTCACGACGGGAGCCATATTTCATCAAGCATTCCGCCAGGATGGCCGTGCAGCAGGCTCAGACATCCTCGGAGTAACAATGTACACTTGCGTAGTGTGGACAGTGAATTGCCAATTAGCAATCTACCTCAGCTACTTCACATGGATCCAACACTTCGTTATATGGGGAAGTATCCTAGTTTGGTACATTTTCCTAGTGATTTATGGTTTCTTCCCGCCAATGATATCCTCGAGTGCATACCAGGTTTTTCTGGAAGCCTGCGCTTCAAGTCCTCTTTATTGGATGACTACTCTCTTCGTCGTTATTTCTGCCCTACTACCTTACTTTTTCTTCTCCACCATACGAGATACGTTATTCCCCAAGTATCATAACTTAATTCAAGGACTGCAACTGATGCCTGCGATATATTTTGCACGCTAG
- the LOC122028616 gene encoding probable phospholipid-transporting ATPase 8 isoform X2, producing MAGDRRRSVHLVEMGGLFGRRGHPSPAEPTSVGGDDDGYSRMVYCNGTASPESLDLDYPDNTISTTNPLAPYRAVSVLLPLVFVVGATMAKEAIEDWQRKKQDIEVNNRKVNVYDGAHSFYQTEWKKLRVGDIVRVEKDEFFPADLLLLSTSYHDGVCYVETMNLDGETNLKRKQSLEVTSTLHIDENLQNFKALVKCEDPNEKLYSFIGVLTNEGVQYPLSPKQILLRDSKLRNTHQVYGAVIFTGHDTKVMQNAMDPPSKRSNIERRMDKIIYVLFTSLVCICSISSIFFGIKTKQEINAGSYRWYLRPEKSSIFYDPNRTTLAAFFHFLTDLMLYGCLIPISLYISIEIVKVLQSMFIDRDQEMYCEESDKPARARTSNLNEELGQVHTILSDKTGTLTCNSMEFVKCSIAGISYGSKSCEAENNLSRVTEYDSSELHDKPVDLMRHNTQGFLERSPKGFNFKDNRLMHGQWIKEPNSDIIEKFFQVLAICHTAIPVVTKSDEIVYEAESPDEATFVTASRELGFEFYNRTQTSISLHQFDPKTGRKVDRTYELLNTLEFSSGRKRMSVIIRTEGDQLLLLCKGADSVIFERLAEHGNLFEHNTKRHISEYSESGLRTLAVAYRVLSAEEYITWHEEYLKAKNSINTDHDAIVDEVADRIERDLILLGATAVEDKLQKGVPECINKLAQAGINIWILTGDKLETAVNIGFSCQLLRRGMEQLIITLDQSDINALKKNGGRDAVEKTLHESVTKKIHEAQFRVSKMEGSGVPFALIIDGDSLAFAFSTNLEHPFLDLAVSCASVICCRTSPKQKALVTRLVKRKTRKITLAIGDGANDVGMLQEADIGVGISGVEGMQAVMSSDFAIAQFRFLERLLLVHGHWCYRRISAMICYFFYKNITFGFTLFWFEAHAYFSGQPAYNDWFISFYSVAFTSLPVIALGVFDKDVPARLCIKFPKLHQDGIHNIFFSWPRILGWMFNGVCCSLIIYYFTTGAIFHQAFRQDGRAAGSDILGVTMYTCVVWTVNCQLAIYLSYFTWIQHFVIWGSILVWYIFLVIYGFFPPMISSSAYQVFLEACASSPLYWMTTLFVVISALLPYFFFSTIRDTLFPKYHNLIQGLQLMPAIYFAR from the exons ATGGCCGGGGACAGGAGGAGATCGGTCCATCTCGTGGAGATGGGCGGTCTCTTTGGCCGCCGAGGCCACCCTTCTCCGGCTGAACCTACCTCCGTCGGCGGCGACGACGATGGCTACTCGAGGATGGTCTATTGCAACGGTACGGCGAGCCCTGAGTCATTGGATCTGGACTATCCCGACAACACGATCTCCACCACCAA CCCGCTTGCTCCGTATCGGGCCGTCAGTGTGCTCCTCCCCCTTGTTTTCGTCGTCGGTGCGACTATGGCGAAGGAGGCCATCGAAGATTGGCAGCGGAAGAAGCAG GATATAGAAGTCAACAATCGGAAGGTTAATGTCTATGATGGAGCTCATTCTTTTTACCAAACAGAATGGAAGAAACTTAGAGTTGGAGATATTGTTAGGGTGGAGAAGGATGAATTTTTCCCTGCTGATCTACTTTTGCTTTCTACAAGTTACCATGATGGTGTTTGCTACGTAGAGACCATGAACCTTGACGGAGAGACAAACTTAAAACGTAAACAGAGCTTGGAAGTGACTTCAACCTTGCACATTGATGAGAATCTCCAGAATTTTAAAGCATTAGTCAAATGTGAAGACCCAAATGAAAAGTTGTACTCCTTCATTGGGGTTCTGACTAATGAAGGTGTGCAATATCCCCTCAGTCCCAAACAAATTCTGTTGAGAGATTCTAAACTTAGAAATACTCATCAAGTTTATGGTGCTGTAATTTTCACTGGACATGACACAAAAGTAATGCAAAATGCTATGGATCCTCCTTCAAAGAGAAGTAACATAGAGAGGAGAATGGATAAAATAATTTATGTACTTTTTACTTCTCTGGTTTGTATTTGCTCCATTAGTTCTATCTTCTTTGGCatcaaaacaaaacaagaaaTTAATGCTGGAAGCTATAGGTGGTATTTGAGACCAGAAAAATCATCAATATTCTATGATCCTAATAGGACAACTTTGGCTGCCTTTTTTCACTTTCTGACAGACCTTATGCTATATGGGTGCTTGATTCCCATTTCATTGTATATATCCATAGAGATAGTTAAGGTTTTGCAAAGCATGTTCATAGACCGCGATCAGGAAATGTACTGCGAGGAGAGTGATAAACCTGCACGTGCTCGGACATCAAATTTAAATGAGGAACTTGGACAAGTTCATACCATACTCTCAGATAAGACAGGTACACTTACATGTAACTCTATGGAGTTTGTGAAATGTTCAATAGCTGGTATTTCTTATGGCAGTAAATCATGTGAGGCAGAGAACAATCTTTCAAGAGTCACAGAATATGATTCATCTGAACTTCATGATAAACCCGTTGATTTAATGAGGCATAATACTCAAGGATTTCTGGAAAGGTCACCCAAAGGCTTTAACTTCAAAGATAACCGGTTAATGCATGGACAATGGATTAAAGAACCTAATTCAGATATAATAGAGAAATTCTTTCAGGTGTTAGCAATCTGCCATACAGCAATTCCTGTTGTGACTAAATCTGATGAGATTGTTTATGAAGCTGAGTCACCAGATGAAGCTACTTTTGTTACAGCTTCTAGGGAGCTTGGCTTTGAGTTCTACAATAGAACTCAGACAAGCATCTCATTGCATCAGTTTGATCCTAAAACTGGCAGAAAGGTTGATAG GACATATGAACTTCTCAACACCTTAGAATTTAGTAGTGGTCGCAAACGAATGTCAGTAATTATAAGGACTGAAGGGGACCAGTTATTGCTCCTTTGCAAGGGTGCTGACAG TGTCATTTTTGAGAGGCTTGCTGAACATGGAAATTTATTTGAACATAATACCAAGCGCCACATCAGTGAATACTCTGAGTCAGGTCTACGAACATTGGCAGTTGCTTACCGTGTACTAAGTGCAGAAGAATACATAACATGGCATGAGGAGTATCTCAAGGCAAAAAATTCAATAAATACTGATCATGATGCAATTGTGGATGAAGTAGCTGACAGGATTGAGAGAGACCTTATCCTTTTAGGTGCTACAGCTGTTGAGGATAAATTACAGAAAGGG GTTCCAGAGTGTATTAACAAACTTGCACAAGCTGGAATTAATATCTGGATTTTGACTGGTGATAAATTGGAAACTGCAGTTAATATAGG GTTTTCTTGCCAATTATTGCGCAGAGGAATGGAACAGCTCATAATCACTCTTGATCAATCTGATATTAACGCTTTAAAGAAAAATGGTGGAAGGGATGCTGTTGAAAAG ACTTTGCATGAAAGTGTTACCAAGAAAATACATGAAGCACAATTCAGAGTTTCTAAAATGGAAGGAAGTGGTGTTCCCTTTGCTCTTATTATTGATGGTGACTCTCTGGCCTTTGCTTTTTCAACTAATCTGGAGCACCCTTTTTTGGACCTGGCAGTTAGCTGTGCATCTGTTATTTGTTGTCGAACATCACCAAAGCAGAAGGCTCTT GTAACAAGACTGGTGAAGAGAAAAACCAGAAAAATTACACTTGCGATTGGTGATGGAGCCAATGATGTTGGCATGCTTCAAGAGGCTGACATTGGTGTTGGTATCAGTGGAGTTGAGGGCATGCAG GCTGTCATGTCTAGTGACTTTGCGATAGCTCAGTTTCGTTTCTTGGAGCGTTTGCTCCTTGTTCATGGGCATTGGTGTTATAGACGTATCTCAGCCATG ATATGCTACTTTTTCTACAAAAACATAACATTCGGCTTTACTCTCTTCTGGTTTGAGGCCCATGCTTATTTCTCTGGACAGCCTGCTTATAATGATTGGTTCATATCATTCTATAGTGTTGCCTTCACATCTCTTCCAGTTATTGCACTGGGTGTATTTGATAAAGACGTTCCTGCCCGTCTTTGCATAAAG TTTCCCAAGTTACATCAGGACGGTATTCACAACATCTTCTTCAGCTGGCCTCGCATTCTTGGCTGGATGTTCAATGGAGTTTGCTGTTCTCTGATCATCTATTACTTCACGACGGGAGCCATATTTCATCAAGCATTCCGCCAGGATGGCCGTGCAGCAGGCTCAGACATCCTCGGAGTAACAATGTACACTTGCGTAGTGTGGACAGTGAATTGCCAATTAGCAATCTACCTCAGCTACTTCACATGGATCCAACACTTCGTTATATGGGGAAGTATCCTAGTTTGGTACATTTTCCTAGTGATTTATGGTTTCTTCCCGCCAATGATATCCTCGAGTGCATACCAGGTTTTTCTGGAAGCCTGCGCTTCAAGTCCTCTTTATTGGATGACTACTCTCTTCGTCGTTATTTCTGCCCTACTACCTTACTTTTTCTTCTCCACCATACGAGATACGTTATTCCCCAAGTATCATAACTTAATTCAAGGACTGCAACTGATGCCTGCGATATATTTTGCACGCTAG
- the LOC122028616 gene encoding probable phospholipid-transporting ATPase 8 isoform X3: protein MAGDRRRSVHLVEMGGLFGRRGHPSPAEPTSVGGDDDGYSRMVYCNGTASPESLDLDYPDNTISTTKYTVANFVPKSLFEQFRRVANFFFLIVACISFSPLAPYRAVSVLLPLVFVVGATMAKEAIEDWQRKKQDIEVNNRKVNVYDGAHSFYQTEWKKLRVGDIVRVEKDEFFPADLLLLSTSYHDGVCYVETMNLDGETNLKRKQSLEVTSTLHIDENLQNFKALVKCEDPNEKLYSFIGVLTNEGVQYPLSPKQILLRDSKLRNTHQVYGAVIFTGHDTKVMQNAMDPPSKRSNIERRMDKIIYVLFTSLVCICSISSIFFGIKTKQEINAGSYRWYLRPEKSSIFYDPNRTTLAAFFHFLTDLMLYGCLIPISLYISIEIVKVLQSMFIDRDQEMYCEESDKPARARTSNLNEELGQVHTILSDKTGTLTCNSMEFVKCSIAGISYGSKSCEAENNLSRVTEYDSSELHDKPVDLMRHNTQGFLERSPKGFNFKDNRLMHGQWIKEPNSDIIEKFFQVLAICHTAIPVVTKSDEIVYEAESPDEATFVTASRELGFEFYNRTQTSISLHQFDPKTGRKVDRTYELLNTLEFSSGRKRMSVIIRTEGDQLLLLCKGADSVIFERLAEHGNLFEHNTKRHISEYSESGLRTLAVAYRVLSAEEYITWHEEYLKAKNSINTDHDAIVDEVADRIERDLILLGATAVEDKLQKGVPECINKLAQAGINIWILTGDKLETAVNIGFSCQLLRRGMEQLIITLDQSDINALKKNGGRDAVEKTLHESVTKKIHEAQFRVSKMEGSGVPFALIIDGDSLAFAFSTNLEHPFLDLAVSCASVICCRTSPKQKALVTRLVKRKTRKITLAIGDGANDVGMLQEADIGVGISGVEGMQAVMSSDFAIAQFRFLERLLLVHGHWCYRRISAMCCLHISSSYCTGCI from the exons ATGGCCGGGGACAGGAGGAGATCGGTCCATCTCGTGGAGATGGGCGGTCTCTTTGGCCGCCGAGGCCACCCTTCTCCGGCTGAACCTACCTCCGTCGGCGGCGACGACGATGGCTACTCGAGGATGGTCTATTGCAACGGTACGGCGAGCCCTGAGTCATTGGATCTGGACTATCCCGACAACACGATCTCCACCACCAAGTATACGGTGGCCAATTTCGTACCTAAGTCCCTATTCGAGCAATTCCGGAGAGTGGCCAACTTCTTCTTTCTCATAGTAGCTTGCATCTCTTTCAGCCCGCTTGCTCCGTATCGGGCCGTCAGTGTGCTCCTCCCCCTTGTTTTCGTCGTCGGTGCGACTATGGCGAAGGAGGCCATCGAAGATTGGCAGCGGAAGAAGCAG GATATAGAAGTCAACAATCGGAAGGTTAATGTCTATGATGGAGCTCATTCTTTTTACCAAACAGAATGGAAGAAACTTAGAGTTGGAGATATTGTTAGGGTGGAGAAGGATGAATTTTTCCCTGCTGATCTACTTTTGCTTTCTACAAGTTACCATGATGGTGTTTGCTACGTAGAGACCATGAACCTTGACGGAGAGACAAACTTAAAACGTAAACAGAGCTTGGAAGTGACTTCAACCTTGCACATTGATGAGAATCTCCAGAATTTTAAAGCATTAGTCAAATGTGAAGACCCAAATGAAAAGTTGTACTCCTTCATTGGGGTTCTGACTAATGAAGGTGTGCAATATCCCCTCAGTCCCAAACAAATTCTGTTGAGAGATTCTAAACTTAGAAATACTCATCAAGTTTATGGTGCTGTAATTTTCACTGGACATGACACAAAAGTAATGCAAAATGCTATGGATCCTCCTTCAAAGAGAAGTAACATAGAGAGGAGAATGGATAAAATAATTTATGTACTTTTTACTTCTCTGGTTTGTATTTGCTCCATTAGTTCTATCTTCTTTGGCatcaaaacaaaacaagaaaTTAATGCTGGAAGCTATAGGTGGTATTTGAGACCAGAAAAATCATCAATATTCTATGATCCTAATAGGACAACTTTGGCTGCCTTTTTTCACTTTCTGACAGACCTTATGCTATATGGGTGCTTGATTCCCATTTCATTGTATATATCCATAGAGATAGTTAAGGTTTTGCAAAGCATGTTCATAGACCGCGATCAGGAAATGTACTGCGAGGAGAGTGATAAACCTGCACGTGCTCGGACATCAAATTTAAATGAGGAACTTGGACAAGTTCATACCATACTCTCAGATAAGACAGGTACACTTACATGTAACTCTATGGAGTTTGTGAAATGTTCAATAGCTGGTATTTCTTATGGCAGTAAATCATGTGAGGCAGAGAACAATCTTTCAAGAGTCACAGAATATGATTCATCTGAACTTCATGATAAACCCGTTGATTTAATGAGGCATAATACTCAAGGATTTCTGGAAAGGTCACCCAAAGGCTTTAACTTCAAAGATAACCGGTTAATGCATGGACAATGGATTAAAGAACCTAATTCAGATATAATAGAGAAATTCTTTCAGGTGTTAGCAATCTGCCATACAGCAATTCCTGTTGTGACTAAATCTGATGAGATTGTTTATGAAGCTGAGTCACCAGATGAAGCTACTTTTGTTACAGCTTCTAGGGAGCTTGGCTTTGAGTTCTACAATAGAACTCAGACAAGCATCTCATTGCATCAGTTTGATCCTAAAACTGGCAGAAAGGTTGATAG GACATATGAACTTCTCAACACCTTAGAATTTAGTAGTGGTCGCAAACGAATGTCAGTAATTATAAGGACTGAAGGGGACCAGTTATTGCTCCTTTGCAAGGGTGCTGACAG TGTCATTTTTGAGAGGCTTGCTGAACATGGAAATTTATTTGAACATAATACCAAGCGCCACATCAGTGAATACTCTGAGTCAGGTCTACGAACATTGGCAGTTGCTTACCGTGTACTAAGTGCAGAAGAATACATAACATGGCATGAGGAGTATCTCAAGGCAAAAAATTCAATAAATACTGATCATGATGCAATTGTGGATGAAGTAGCTGACAGGATTGAGAGAGACCTTATCCTTTTAGGTGCTACAGCTGTTGAGGATAAATTACAGAAAGGG GTTCCAGAGTGTATTAACAAACTTGCACAAGCTGGAATTAATATCTGGATTTTGACTGGTGATAAATTGGAAACTGCAGTTAATATAGG GTTTTCTTGCCAATTATTGCGCAGAGGAATGGAACAGCTCATAATCACTCTTGATCAATCTGATATTAACGCTTTAAAGAAAAATGGTGGAAGGGATGCTGTTGAAAAG ACTTTGCATGAAAGTGTTACCAAGAAAATACATGAAGCACAATTCAGAGTTTCTAAAATGGAAGGAAGTGGTGTTCCCTTTGCTCTTATTATTGATGGTGACTCTCTGGCCTTTGCTTTTTCAACTAATCTGGAGCACCCTTTTTTGGACCTGGCAGTTAGCTGTGCATCTGTTATTTGTTGTCGAACATCACCAAAGCAGAAGGCTCTT GTAACAAGACTGGTGAAGAGAAAAACCAGAAAAATTACACTTGCGATTGGTGATGGAGCCAATGATGTTGGCATGCTTCAAGAGGCTGACATTGGTGTTGGTATCAGTGGAGTTGAGGGCATGCAG GCTGTCATGTCTAGTGACTTTGCGATAGCTCAGTTTCGTTTCTTGGAGCGTTTGCTCCTTGTTCATGGGCATTGGTGTTATAGACGTATCTCAGCCATG TGTTGCCTTCACATCTCTTCCAGTTATTGCACTGGGTGTATTTGA
- the LOC122029559 gene encoding carbonic anhydrase, chloroplastic-like: MERLTFGFESFKKDVYEKKPELFSQLAQGQSPKYMVFACSDSRVCPSVVLGFQPGEAFIVRNIAAMVPPYCQKRYSGAGAAIEYAVLHLKVENIVVIGHSCCGGIKGLMSIKDDGTTTTDFIEEWVKVCLPAKEKVQGEFASLAFAEQCTECEKAAVKVSLENLKTYPFVKDAVEKGSLRLIGAHYDFVNGKFEIW, encoded by the exons ATGGAGAGGTTGACCTTCGGCTTCGAAAGCTTCAAGAAAGACGTCTACGA GAAAAAACCAGAGTTGTTCTCGCAGTTGGCACAGGGACAAAGCCCCAAG TACATGGTGTTCGCATGCTCGGACTCGCGCGTGTGCCCGTCGGTGGTGCTCGGGTTCCAGCCCGGCGAGGCCTTCATCGTCCGCAACATCGCCGCCATGGTTCCTCCCTATTGCCAA AAAAGGTACTCTGGCGCTGGGGCAGCCATTGAATATGCCGTCCTGCATCTCAAG GTGGAGAACATTGTGGTGATTGGCCACAGCTGCTGCGGTGGGATCAAGGGACTCATGTCCATCAAAGACGACGGCACTACCACAAC TGACTTCATTGAGGAGTGGGTGAAAGTTTGTTTGCCAGCGAAGGAGAAAGTGCAGGGAGAATTCGCGTCCTTGGCTTTTGCTGAACAGTGCACGGAGTGCGAAaag GCGGCTGTGAAGGTCTCCCTGGAGAACCTGAAGACCTACCCGTTCGTGAAGGACGCAGTGGAGAAGGGCTCGTTGAGGCTGATCGGGGCACACTACGACTTTGTGAATGGCAAATTCGAGATTTGGTGA